TCTCGGAGGTGATTGGTTGTTCGATGATCTTGTAGGAGTCCAATCTGATGTGGTGTGGGACAGCCTTGGAAGCATATTTTGGAGCTCTGGCCAACTTCAAGGTCTTTGGCAGTCTGAAAGTGGCAGAAGTTCTGaccttcaaagccttcttaCCGTTGGTGCCTTTCACAACAGCCTTCTTAGCAGCAGTAGCCTTTGCGGATGGAGCCATTTTAACCTGTAGTCTTTGGGTTTCTAATGGGTAAGCTTCAATAACCTGCGTGATGTTTTACATATATCTGAGCCAATGGCTGAAATTTTCAGTACTACTGTGACGTTACGGTGCAGACCCGTCCGACGGGAACCAGGTGGCCTTCCAGGCCGAGGTGGCTAGGCGGAAAAGCCAGGCAGAGGGCTCCGAAGGACTGAGCCTAGGTGTGGTAGGATAGGCGGGCGTAGGCTTGCGCTCGCACTGAGCAGTTCGCGTCGCAGAAAGGACTCTCCGGCGGCGAGAGTATCCGCTCCTGAGAACCCAGACACCGAAAGAAAATTTCCAGACATCCAGACACCACATTATATTAAGAACTTGACAGTCAAGTCACTTTCAAAGTTGACCATTGAATACACAGTTACGCCTATATACATGAGATGGGTCTGTGACAGAATCACAGCCTGCGCACTCTTGGGGCCCGCACACCACCGAATTTCAATGGCGTCTTGTCGCTTATTCTAGTGACGTGAGACCTGATTGCCGCACCCTCCTTACCGTTCAAGGCGGCCACAAACGCAGCTCTGCCCTTGCCGAACTCCCTCATGACGATCTCTATGTCCTTGTTCATCAGTTTCTTGTCTTGGATCATCTGGAACACCTTGGCTGAAGTCTGGAAAGCAGCCTCGTACTCTCCACGGGCTGCCTTACGGAACCCCAGCACACCCGTGGACAGGGCAAACTTTACTTTCTGGGGAAGTTTCAGATAGTACAAAAACGCCTCGTTGTAGGATATATCTGGGTTATTCCTGAGATAGTTGACATCCTCTACCACTGCAGAGAATGTGAAATGAGTGttgttcttggcaaacagGCAGTTCAGCACATATTTCACCGGGACTAACTGCGGCCTAAGCTTTCCACCTCGTTTTGAGTTGCCAACGGCCGCGCTGGACGGTGTGACCAGGTTGGATATGTCCTTTTCGCTGCTAATCGAGTCTGTAATGCTAGAGAAAGACACGGGCCCGCTCGACCTGTATCTGACACCGATTAAAAGGGTTTCACGCAGCCCCCGCAGACTATTGAACCCCGATCTGCCTAGCATACCGCCGTCGTCGCTAGTGGTTCAATGATCCAGGCTTGCTTCCACCAGTAATAGAGACCTGGTCAAGCTTTGAAGGTTCAAAATAGCTGTTCGTGCCTAATGATCTGGCAAACTCATGAGATCTATTTCGTACCATATGATGTCGAGTTTCAGGGTATCTATCAAAGCGGGAGGAACGCCACCAAGCCAGGGAAACAAGGCACTCGAGACCAGATAAACAAGGTTCACAGAAGCTCAGACTCGTGCCCAGGGTGCTCAGCGACTGAAGTTTGGTTAGTAATCCAGTTCAAAGCGAGCTGTGGGGCGGAAAAGGGACTTTTCTGTTGACGCCACCGGTGTGCGGGTAGACTTAGTGGAAATCTTGAGAAGGGAACTTCTCCGCAGAAGACAGATCGTTGTGGCACATTGCGGATCTAGAAATGTCAAATGGAAGTGGAAAGTGCGATGAGTTTGTCGCAGACGATGTTACGTCTAATCGGTCCAACAACACAAGACGAATGCTGATAAAAGAATATCGGAAGATTGGTCACGGAGCGTTTGGAACTGTGGTACAGGCATTCATCACGCCTGATCGCGAGAAATGGTATGGTCCGTTTGCTATTAAAAAAGTGCCCGCTCAAACCGAGTACAAATCTAGAGAGTTACAGATCCTGAGAATAGCCGATCACCCAAATGTGGTCAGATTGGAATATTTCTTTACCCATTTATCGCCACAGGATGGTAAGGTGTATCAGCATTTGGCCATGGAGTGTTTACCGGAGACTTTGCAGATCGAAATCAGTCGCTATGCGACAAACAAGCTAGAGTTACCAATGAAACATGTGAAGCTTTACAGTTATCAGATAGCTCGTGGTATGCTATATCTGCATGCATTTGGGATTTGCCATCGTGATATCAAGCCTTCCAATATACTTGTGGATCCTACTACTGGTGTGTTGAAAATATGCGATTTCGGATCGGCTAAGAAGTTAGAACAAAGTCAGCCCTCTATCAGTTATATCTGCTCGCGATTCTACAGAGCACCGGAGTTGATTGTTGGCTGTACCCAGTACACTACTCAGATCGACATATGGGGGCTTGGCTGTGTGATCGGTGAAATGCTTATAGGGAAGGCTGTATTCCAAGGACAGGAGCCGCTCTTGCAGCTGCGCGAAATTGCCAAGTTACTTGGACCTCCTGATAAGAAATTTGTATTCTTTGCGAACCCAAGCTATGACGGTCCTTTATTCTCCAAACCTTTATTCTCTGGCTCACGACAACAACGTTTTGAAAAGCATTTCAGTCATGCAGGTCCCGACGAAATTGACTTACTGATGAACGTTCTGGTCTACGAACCGCAAATGAGACTATCTCCAAGACGTATTATGGCGCACCGATTTTTCGACGATTTGAGAAACGAAGAATACTTCTTCCCAAGAGGCCAGACTGAGCCTGTTCGTCTCCCCAACTTGTTTGACTTCAGTGAATTCGAACTGCAGGTCCTCGGCGAGTTTGTTGATAAGATCAGACCTAACAAGGACAAACAGCCCTCCGAAACTGAAGCCAAATAGCACGGCCCACCATATCGCATTTCCCGTACTTCCACTTAATAGCAATGTAAAATAGTAATGAAGAGAGCAACCCGTTGTAATCCACATCCTGCCGACTATATATGACCCAAGCTCTAAACTATATACGATGTAACGTCCTAGAGGGTCAAAGAATATGAATATTCGTCTTCCATGTTTTGCGCGATCCAAAGCAACACGCAACTCATcagaatgaagaagttaCCGAGCACGTTATTAACCCCCATTCCAACGGTCGGATAAGTATTGTAGTTCTTCGCCAAGAACTTAATGATAAGCACAACGATCGATCCGGACAGGCCACCGGCTAGCAACGCAAACCCAAAGAAAAGCACAACGCGGGCTTGCCATGCCATTGACGAGTCTAGATCGCTGCCAGCAAACGAACTCATCCCACCGCCAGACAATGCTCCCTGTAACAGCGTGTTTTTCTCAATCGAATTGACTATCAGCATGCCAAACGTGCTACAGAGAAATGGTATCCAATCGACAAACGTAACATGCACGTCTGAAGCATTAGCATGTTTCGAATAGATGACAGCATCCAAAAAGAGCCAAAACCCTACCGCATAAAGCACACCAGACAAATACACCGAGATCCTCCTTAAACCGGCGAAAGATGGGAATTTGAACGGCAAACGAAACAACCTGGCGTTCTGATCAGCTTCCATCTTACAACGCCACAGAAAATACCTTCTTGAAGCACTATCGAGCTCTTATATAGCTGTCGAACTCACTATGGATTATGATCCCTTCTAGTTCCATCAACTTGGGCCAATTTACCTTCAATATCttaaaaaaaaaaattgccaaGCTCATCGCACAATCTTACTGCTGAAGATCATATAAAATCACCGAATATTTGGGCTCTTAGACCTTTGCTAGtatgccaagaaagaagtcTAACGCTAAGAAGGCCAGAGAGGCCGCTAGAAAGCTCGAGCAAGGCGTTGTTCCCGCAGAAGAAGGTTCAGATGACAAAGCTACATTGCCTGCACACGTCGAGGGACAGGACGAGGAGGGttctgaggaagaggagtCTTCGAGTGAAGAGGAGGACGATTATGGCGATCTGATCACAGAGGAAGTCGAGGACGGGATCAAGAATGTGCTGAGGGCGATCAGAGAGAACGACAAAGAGAAATTGCTGGATCCAAAGGTCAGATTCTTTGAGGATCCGGAGAAGGCGGTGGagaagatgacgagaagTGAGAGACATAAGCCTGTGTATTTGAAGGATTACCATAGAATGAATATCCTGTCGGGGAATACCTTCggcgacgatgaggaggaggaaaagacTGTCGATGGGAGAGAGTCGTACGTTTCACAGCAACAGGCTGAAAGATCGCAGCTGTTGGACGAAATCAAGAACGCCTTTGGCGACGAGGGGAACGAAGCCGAAGACGAAGGCGAAGaggatttcttgaagaaaaaagctCCGTCCACCAAAACGGCCGAGCCAAGCCTCCAACTGCCAGATCCAGAACAGGACGGTGAGAAGTTTTTAGAGGAATTCGTGAACAACCAGGCATGGATCCCAAGAAAAGGTGACAAAATCGTGTCTTTGGACCGCGACCCGAACATgcaagaagacgacgatgaattTGACGAAGCGGTTGAGAAGTTCGAGAATGCGTATAACTTCCGTTACGAGGACCCAAATGCTGCGACGATTGTATCGTATGCGCGTAATCAGGCTACCTTGAGGCGTTCTGAGAACTCTTCTCGTAGGAGAAAGAGGGAAGatgagaagcagaagaaggagcaggaaaagactgagaaggaaaaaaccatccagaagaagaagagtgAAAAGGTTCATAAGTTGACCGACGTTTTAGAacaattgaagaaggagtACGGTGCTGAGATAAACCAGGAAATCGTTAAGAAAATAACAGATACTTTGCTCAACAATGATTTCAAGGACGATGAATGGGATACAGTTTTGAGTGAACTGTTTGACGAGGAATTCTACCAACAAGAGGGCAAACCTTCGTGggatgatgacgatgatatCATGGCTGATTTCCACGCTGATCAGGATAAAGAGGACGAGGAAAGTGATGCAGCATTTGAAGCTACTGAAGTGTCGGCCAAGAAATCCAGAAAGGATAAAGTtaaggagaagaaattgaagaagaaagggaagagagagctcgaagagatGGTTGAAGATGCAGTCGAGCAGAACAAACTGAAGATTATCGAAGAGGTTGAAAAAGAGCAGGAGGAAAGAAAATCTAGAGCACGCACGAAGGAGGAACAAGACTTGAAATTTCGCTACAGGGAAGTCTCTCCAGAGAGCTTTGGTTTGACTACCAGGGATATATTTGCTGCAGACGACACCCAGTTGAATCAATATATCgggttgaagaaattggcGCCTTATAGATCCAAGGAAcagaaagcaaaagataAGAGGAAAGTTACCAAAGCAAAAAGACTCAGAGAGTGGAGGAAGGAGATTTTCCGTGGCGAAGATCAATTAGATGTGCAGAGCGATGAGATTAAGATTCCTGTGGATAAAGCGAAGAAAACGTctcacaagaagaagaaacatAAATCTTCTACTTGAGATCCATATCATGCACAAGCGATGTGAATAGCTGCTCTATTAAAAGGTC
The sequence above is drawn from the Torulaspora globosa chromosome 5, complete sequence genome and encodes:
- the VPS68 gene encoding Vps68p (ancestral locus Anc_3.40) encodes the protein MEADQNARLFRLPFKFPSFAGLRRISVYLSGVLYAVGFWLFLDAVIYSKHANASDVHVTFVDWIPFLCSTFGMLIVNSIEKNTLLQGALSGGGMSSFAGSDLDSSMAWQARVVLFFGFALLAGGLSGSIVVLIIKFLAKNYNTYPTVGMGVNNVLGNFFILMSCVLLWIAQNMEDEYSYSLTL
- the KRI1 gene encoding Kri1p (ancestral locus Anc_3.39); protein product: MPRKKSNAKKAREAARKLEQGVVPAEEGSDDKATLPAHVEGQDEEGSEEEESSSEEEDDYGDLITEEVEDGIKNVLRAIRENDKEKLLDPKVRFFEDPEKAVEKMTRSERHKPVYLKDYHRMNILSGNTFGDDEEEEKTVDGRESYVSQQQAERSQLLDEIKNAFGDEGNEAEDEGEEDFLKKKAPSTKTAEPSLQLPDPEQDGEKFLEEFVNNQAWIPRKGDKIVSLDRDPNMQEDDDEFDEAVEKFENAYNFRYEDPNAATIVSYARNQATLRRSENSSRRRKREDEKQKKEQEKTEKEKTIQKKKSEKVHKLTDVLEQLKKEYGAEINQEIVKKITDTLLNNDFKDDEWDTVLSELFDEEFYQQEGKPSWDDDDDIMADFHADQDKEDEESDAAFEATEVSAKKSRKDKVKEKKLKKKGKRELEEMVEDAVEQNKLKIIEEVEKEQEERKSRARTKEEQDLKFRYREVSPESFGLTTRDIFAADDTQLNQYIGLKKLAPYRSKEQKAKDKRKVTKAKRLREWRKEIFRGEDQLDVQSDEIKIPVDKAKKTSHKKKKHKSST
- the MCK1 gene encoding serine/threonine/tyrosine protein kinase MCK1 (ancestral locus Anc_3.41), which codes for MSNGSGKCDEFVADDVTSNRSNNTRRMLIKEYRKIGHGAFGTVVQAFITPDREKWYGPFAIKKVPAQTEYKSRELQILRIADHPNVVRLEYFFTHLSPQDGKVYQHLAMECLPETLQIEISRYATNKLELPMKHVKLYSYQIARGMLYLHAFGICHRDIKPSNILVDPTTGVLKICDFGSAKKLEQSQPSISYICSRFYRAPELIVGCTQYTTQIDIWGLGCVIGEMLIGKAVFQGQEPLLQLREIAKLLGPPDKKFVFFANPSYDGPLFSKPLFSGSRQQRFEKHFSHAGPDEIDLLMNVLVYEPQMRLSPRRIMAHRFFDDLRNEEYFFPRGQTEPVRLPNLFDFSEFELQVLGEFVDKIRPNKDKQPSETEAK
- the MRPS18 gene encoding mitochondrial 37S ribosomal protein uS11m MRPS18 (ancestral locus Anc_3.42), which encodes MLGRSGFNSLRGLRETLLIGVRYRSSGPVSFSSITDSISSEKDISNLVTPSSAAVGNSKRGGKLRPQLVPVKYVLNCLFAKNNTHFTFSAVVEDVNYLRNNPDISYNEAFLYYLKLPQKVKFALSTGVLGFRKAARGEYEAAFQTSAKVFQMIQDKKLMNKDIEIVMREFGKGRAAFVAALNGKEGAAIRSHVTRISDKTPLKFGGVRAPRVRRL